A genomic window from Triticum urartu cultivar G1812 chromosome 7, Tu2.1, whole genome shotgun sequence includes:
- the LOC125519351 gene encoding transcription termination factor MTEF18, mitochondrial-like: MNNHLRAALSAARLRWAPGALDKSSRVPPCCAASWRHVQGSFPASGRVAPSDHRIQRRLYSAAPLHSEGETLVDEEEDEVDRKIRQMERRREVRAAQKTFMEYLHVTRGMCFSDAEHISKRSPVYLSKLLEEVKDALKEPPEGGTELVFRSKVKKRDMKDERVSKALVRLFQFNPVNEFEPFLESIGLRPSECSAFLPRDLMFLTDDEMLLGNFRLLCNYGIARRKIGRIYRDAMEVFSFGHGVLASKLKALEELGFSRTSVIKLVIATPVVLVRDPNVELKILEWLDDIGIQRDWISQFLSARKSYDWRKMVRVPQFFVNLGFTKEAVGKLVRQNPDFLLDGSGKMLFTVVLMMLKAGCGKKELYDLFMDFPNVSVEDFTSNLRRGMLFLAEIGISHEDVNKFVLSHGLILGSAPLKMPNSIVTNLNVGKRRLRKIILEDPKLLMSYTLGSKVSQLPKIDPFEASFNERKKFLKSIGFVEGSEDMKKALKTFRGKGDELQDRYEFLVNNTGLDPKDVVNMIKLAPQVLNQKIDVLESKISFLINHSGYTLSDMVAFPACLSFTVERTKVRIFMYNWLLERGLVTSRLALSTILACSDKYFMSYFVKKHPMGPEVWENYKREVAKAKNMPCS; encoded by the coding sequence ATGAACAACCACCTCCGCGCCGCATTAAGCGCAGCCCGGCTCCGGTGGGCTCCTGGTGCCCTCGACAAATCCTCCAGAGTGCCGCCGTGCTGTGCTGCCAGTTGGCGGCATGTACAAGGATCATTCCCGGCATCGGGTCGGGTTGCTCCGAGTGACCATCGGATTCAACGGCGGCTCTATTCAGCTGCTCCCCTCCACAGCGAGGGGGAAACCTTGGtggatgaggaggaggacgaggtggATCGGAAGATCAGGCAAATGGAGAGGAGGCGGGAGGTCCGCGCCGCGCAGAAGACGTTCATGGAGTACCTCCATGTCACGCGCGGCATGTGCTTCAGCGACGCCGAGCATATAAGCAAGCGCTCGCCTGTTTACCTGAGCAAGCTGCTGGAGGAGGTGAAGGATGCCCTGAAGGAGCCCCCGGAGGGAGGAACCGAGCTGGTCTTCAGGTCCAAGGTGAAGAAGAGGGACATGAAGGATGAAAGGGTCAGCAAGGCCCTGGTGCGGTTATTTCAATTCAATCCTGTCAACGAGTTTGAGCCCTTCTTGGAGAGCATTGGCCTCAGACCGAGCGAGTGCAGTGCGTTCTTGCCTCGGGATCTCATGTTTCTCACGGACGATGAGATGTTGCTCGGCAACTTCCGCCTGCTTTGCAATTACGGCATTGCGCGCAGGAAGATAGGGAGGATATACCGGGATGCTATGGAGGTCTTTAGTTTTGGCCATGGTGTGCTTGCATCTAAGCTGAAGGCCCTTGAGGAACTTGGGTTCAGTAGGACCAGTGTGATCAAGCTCGTAATTGCTACTCCTGTTGTATTGGTTCGTGACCCGAATGTGGAATTGAAGATCCTGGAGTGGCTAGACGACATTGGGATCCAGCGGGACTGGATTAGTCAGTTCTTATCTGCTAGGAAGTCTTATGATTGGAGAAAGATGGTTCGAGTTCCCCAGTTCTTCGTTAACTTGGGATTTACTAAGGAAGCTGTTGGTAAATTGGTCAGGCAAAATCCAGATTTCTTGCTGGATGGTTCAGGAAAAATGCTATTTACAGTGGTTCTCATGATGCTAAAAGCGGGATGTGGAAAAAAAGAGCTGTATGATCTTTTTATGGACTTCCCAAATGTGTCGGTCGAGGATTTCACAAGTAACCTACGGAGGGGAATGCTGTTCTTAGCTGAGATTGGCATAAGCCATGAGGATGTTAACAAGTTTGTTCTTTCTCATGGATTAATCCTTGGTTCTGCCCCATTGAAGATGCCAAACAGCATTGTTACAAATCTCAATGTGGGAAAGAGGCGCCTGCGCAAGATTATACTGGAGGACCCGAAACTGTTGATGAGTTACACATTAGGGTCAAAAGTCAGCCAGCTACCAAAAATTGACCCCTTTGAAGCATCATTCAATGAGAGAAAAAAATTCTTGAAAAGCATAGGATTTGTTGAAGGCTCTGAAGATATGAAGAAGGCACTCAAAACCTTCCGTGGTAAAGGTGACGAACTACAAGATCGGTACGAGTTCTTAGTGAACAATACTGGGTTGGACCCAAAAGATGTAGTAAACATGATCAAGCTGGCTCCACAGGTTCTGAACCAGAAGATTGATGTGCTCGAGTCAAAGATATCCTTCCTTATAAATCATTCAGGGTATACTCTGAGTGACATGGTTGCTTTCCCTGCTTGCCTGTCATTTACCGTGGAAAGAACCAAAGTCAGGATTTTCATGTACAATTGGCTGCTAGAAAGGGGGTTGGTTACATCCCGGCTGGCTTTAAGCACAATCCTAGCTTGCTCAGACAAATATTTCATGAGTTATTTTGTGAAAAAGCATCCCATGGGACCTGAAGTTTGGGAAAACTACAAGAGGGAAGTAGCTAAGGCCAAAAACATGCCTTGCAGTTGA